A window from Bordetella petrii encodes these proteins:
- the tssF gene encoding type VI secretion system baseplate subunit TssF, which translates to MLNRYYEQELGYLRTLAAEFAASNPALAPLLGAGSASDPDVERLLEGVAFMTGLMRHRLDDDFPEFIQNLAQLLFPHMLRPLPCMTIMRYRPRAALEGPVTIPAGTEFASVPVDGLRAIFRASFPVTLEPVALSSAQWEGGGTQARSLRLQFRLAGLPGAPWAGDSLRFFLGDAHADAARLYLLLLRHVREVRISAEGGPLTVLPASAIQPAGLHPDLELLPWPRGAHPAWRVLYEYFALPEKLLFLDISGFSRWTSRGTGDRFSVQIMFDQVPDWAPAVGASSFILNATPAVNLFKHDAHPIRIDHLQPDYRIRPIARGNRSVEQIFSVDSVQARTPDGREQEYHAFSAMQGEDAASYNLSIRASALHRGHDHFLSLPYVGGETPQALTLSTRLTCTHGALPQGLRLGDVCEPTDSSPARVEFSNIHGITSYSPPVIDSALLWRVLSHLNANHLALANEGQLRDLLSLYVPARQADAQRHAAARRSIESIGQVTVEPVRRIVHGMPVQGNEVRIECRGDHFPGRGSLFLFGTVLDEFLAGTTAINTFSALTLVDIVNGETLEWPAKIGRYRLL; encoded by the coding sequence ATGCTGAATCGCTACTACGAACAGGAACTGGGCTACCTGCGCACGCTCGCGGCTGAATTCGCCGCCAGCAATCCCGCGCTGGCCCCGCTTCTGGGCGCAGGCAGCGCCAGCGACCCCGATGTGGAACGCCTGCTGGAAGGCGTCGCCTTCATGACGGGGCTGATGCGGCACCGGCTGGACGACGATTTTCCCGAATTCATCCAGAACCTGGCGCAACTGCTGTTTCCGCACATGCTGCGGCCCCTGCCCTGCATGACCATCATGCGCTACCGGCCCCGCGCCGCGCTGGAGGGGCCGGTGACCATCCCGGCGGGCACCGAGTTCGCCTCTGTGCCGGTGGACGGCCTGCGGGCCATATTCCGGGCTTCGTTCCCGGTCACCCTCGAGCCCGTGGCGCTGTCGAGCGCCCAGTGGGAAGGCGGCGGCACCCAGGCGCGGTCGCTGCGGCTGCAATTCCGCCTGGCCGGCCTGCCGGGCGCGCCCTGGGCCGGCGACAGCCTGCGGTTCTTCCTGGGCGACGCGCACGCCGACGCGGCGCGCCTGTATCTGCTGCTGCTGCGCCATGTGCGCGAAGTGCGCATCAGCGCCGAGGGCGGCCCGCTGACCGTGCTGCCCGCCAGCGCCATCCAGCCGGCCGGCCTGCACCCCGACCTGGAACTGCTGCCGTGGCCGCGCGGCGCGCACCCGGCCTGGCGCGTGCTGTACGAGTACTTCGCGCTGCCCGAAAAACTGCTGTTCCTGGACATCTCCGGCTTTTCCCGCTGGACCTCGCGCGGCACGGGCGACCGGTTCTCGGTGCAGATCATGTTCGACCAGGTGCCCGACTGGGCGCCCGCCGTCGGCGCGTCGAGCTTCATTCTGAACGCGACGCCGGCGGTCAACCTGTTCAAGCACGACGCGCATCCGATCCGGATCGACCATTTGCAGCCTGATTACCGCATCCGGCCGATCGCGCGCGGCAACCGGTCGGTGGAGCAGATTTTTTCCGTGGACAGCGTGCAGGCGCGCACCCCCGACGGCCGCGAGCAGGAATACCATGCTTTCTCGGCCATGCAGGGCGAGGATGCCGCCTCGTACAACCTCAGCATCCGCGCCTCGGCCCTGCACCGCGGCCATGACCATTTCCTGAGCCTGCCTTATGTCGGCGGCGAGACGCCGCAGGCCCTGACCCTGTCGACGCGGCTGACCTGCACGCATGGCGCGCTGCCGCAAGGCTTGCGGCTGGGCGATGTGTGCGAGCCCACCGACAGCTCGCCGGCGCGGGTGGAATTCAGCAACATCCACGGCATTACGTCGTACAGCCCGCCCGTGATCGACAGCGCCCTGCTATGGCGCGTGCTGTCCCATTTGAACGCCAACCATCTGGCGCTTGCCAACGAGGGGCAGCTGCGCGACCTGCTGTCGCTGTACGTGCCGGCCCGCCAGGCCGATGCGCAACGCCATGCCGCCGCGCGCCGCAGCATCGAGTCGATCGGCCAGGTCACTGTCGAGCCGGTGCGCCGCATTGTGCACGGCATGCCGGTGCAGGGCAATGAGGTGCGCATTGAATGCCGGGGCGACCACTTTCCCGGCCGCGGCAGCCTGTTCCTGTTCGGCACGGTGCTGGACGAATTCCTGGCCGGCACGACCGCCATCAACACCTTCAGCGCCCTGACGCTGGTGGACATCGTCAACGGAGAGACTCTGGAATGGCCAGCGAAGATCGGTCGCTATCGCCTGCTGTGA
- the tssG gene encoding type VI secretion system baseplate subunit TssG: MASEDRSLSPAVTSAGADPLLAQGHRYAFFQALRLLRLRSADAQEFSQNVRVRPAATLSFPDRDIEEIQLDEAGKYRITANFFGLYGVTSPLPTFYTEDLIEEQLQGSSTARDFIDILHAALYPLLFRAWEKNRTWLAVAERQDANRLDHLYALVGMGGGAGTHHPGVRGLLPHAGNFNQFPRSALGLQSLAAGLLDELPVDVEPCVPEIVSIPEPARCLLAEQACELGENAMLGSRIAERAGGLIVHIGPIPAHRLQDLLPGAALHERLVHAITLYLRAPLRCVLGLRVEPRQRQGARLGEGWCQLGLDTWLPENMPGDAESPWPRYDEVFLSIDTDPTRISKEVLQ; this comes from the coding sequence ATGGCCAGCGAAGATCGGTCGCTATCGCCTGCTGTGACGTCCGCCGGGGCCGACCCGCTGCTGGCGCAAGGGCATCGCTACGCTTTTTTCCAGGCGTTGCGGCTGCTGCGCCTGCGCAGCGCCGACGCGCAGGAATTCTCGCAGAACGTGCGCGTGCGCCCTGCCGCCACGCTGTCGTTCCCGGATCGCGACATCGAAGAGATCCAGCTCGACGAGGCCGGCAAGTACCGGATCACCGCCAACTTCTTCGGCCTGTACGGCGTTACCTCGCCCCTGCCGACGTTTTATACCGAAGACCTGATCGAAGAGCAGCTGCAGGGCAGTTCGACGGCGCGCGATTTCATCGACATTCTGCACGCCGCTCTGTATCCGCTGCTGTTCCGCGCCTGGGAAAAAAACCGCACCTGGCTGGCGGTGGCCGAGCGGCAGGATGCCAATCGCCTGGACCATCTGTATGCGCTGGTGGGCATGGGCGGCGGCGCCGGCACGCATCACCCGGGAGTGCGCGGCCTGCTGCCGCACGCAGGCAATTTCAACCAGTTTCCCCGCTCCGCGTTGGGCCTGCAGTCGTTGGCGGCAGGCCTGCTGGATGAACTGCCCGTGGACGTGGAGCCATGCGTGCCCGAAATCGTCTCGATTCCCGAGCCGGCGCGCTGCCTGCTGGCGGAGCAGGCCTGCGAGCTGGGCGAGAACGCCATGCTGGGCAGCCGGATCGCCGAGCGGGCGGGCGGCCTGATCGTGCATATCGGCCCGATTCCGGCCCACCGGCTGCAAGACCTGCTGCCCGGCGCGGCGCTGCACGAGCGCCTGGTGCACGCCATTACGCTGTACCTGCGCGCGCCGCTGCGCTGTGTGCTGGGCCTGCGGGTCGAGCCGCGGCAGCGGCAAGGCGCCCGCCTGGGCGAAGGCTGGTGCCAGCTTGGCCTGGACACCTGGCTGCCCGAAAACATGCCGGGGGATGCCGAGAGCCCGTGGCCCCGTTACGACGAAGTCTTCCTGTCCATCGACACCGATCCGACACGAATTTCCAAAGAGGTCCTGCAATGA
- the tssE gene encoding type VI secretion system baseplate subunit TssE has protein sequence MRELRLLERVAGLGGDMQRSHITRAEILVESILNHLRRILNTRQGSVPIDPSFGVPDFTNLAGSFATGTTGQMIEDMNRMIQRYEPRLRQPRITFAESQDEVLSLAFSISGLIAVDDHEIPVRLTSHVAANGHVSLKRQ, from the coding sequence ATGAGAGAACTTCGATTGCTGGAACGCGTGGCCGGCCTGGGTGGCGACATGCAGCGTTCGCACATTACCCGCGCAGAGATCCTGGTCGAGTCGATCCTGAACCATCTCAGGCGCATTCTCAACACGCGCCAGGGCAGCGTGCCCATCGACCCGTCGTTCGGCGTGCCGGATTTCACCAACCTGGCGGGGTCGTTTGCCACCGGCACCACCGGCCAGATGATCGAAGACATGAACCGCATGATCCAGCGCTACGAGCCGCGGCTGCGCCAGCCGCGGATCACCTTCGCCGAGTCCCAGGACGAGGTGCTGTCGCTGGCGTTTTCCATCTCTGGCCTGATCGCCGTGGATGACCACGAAATACCCGTACGTCTGACCTCGCACGTGGCCGCCAACGGCCATGTGTCCTTGAAAAGGCAATAG